From the genome of Hymenobacter sp. PAMC 26628, one region includes:
- a CDS encoding RagB/SusD family nutrient uptake outer membrane protein — protein MTNGLRRAGLWVGQGALGLALLAGCGAPAAPAYRIGFSQCSTNGPWRQAMRAGMERALSFHPEVLLAYAEAVNEQNGPTADALAKLNLVRQRAGLAALAPASPQAASKQALRNQIDLQRRLELAFDGERWFDLLRYARHTAADASATHAVTALDLIAQQRSGARNVNYLLFPLPQTELNTNPQGQQNPGY, from the coding sequence ATGACGAACGGGTTGCGTAGGGCCGGGCTTTGGGTGGGGCAAGGGGCGCTGGGCCTGGCCCTGCTGGCGGGGTGCGGGGCCCCGGCGGCGCCGGCGTACCGCATCGGCTTCTCGCAGTGCAGCACCAACGGGCCCTGGCGGCAGGCCATGCGGGCGGGCATGGAGCGCGCGTTGAGCTTCCACCCCGAAGTGCTGCTGGCCTACGCCGAAGCCGTGAACGAGCAGAACGGCCCCACCGCCGACGCCCTGGCCAAGCTGAATCTGGTGCGCCAGCGCGCCGGCCTGGCTGCCCTTGCCCCGGCTTCGCCGCAGGCCGCCAGCAAGCAGGCGCTGCGCAACCAGATTGACCTCCAGCGCCGCCTGGAACTGGCCTTTGACGGCGAGCGGTGGTTCGATTTGCTGCGCTACGCCCGCCACACCGCCGCCGACGCCTCGGCCACCCACGCCGTGACGGCCCTGGACCTGATTGCCCAGCAGCGCAGCGGCGCCCGCAACGTAAACTACCTGCTCTTCCCACTGCCCCAGACCGAGTTAAATACCAACCCCCAGGGGCAACAAAATCCCGGCTACTAA
- a CDS encoding DMT family transporter, translating to MNLVANSAWIFLFLASVMEVCWNYSLKYTSVAKIKAIDWSQFFAAPAGLYTLLPAIGYVAFGVANVFFFSKALNQIPAGTAFAVWMGIALVGIKVVDTLVLKEPFSAWHVLYIGFILVGIVGLKRTA from the coding sequence TTGAATTTAGTCGCCAATTCCGCCTGGATTTTTCTGTTCCTGGCTTCCGTGATGGAAGTGTGCTGGAACTACAGCTTGAAATACACCAGCGTAGCCAAAATCAAGGCCATCGACTGGTCGCAGTTTTTCGCGGCCCCGGCCGGGCTCTACACCTTGCTGCCAGCCATTGGCTACGTGGCCTTTGGCGTGGCCAACGTGTTCTTCTTTTCCAAGGCCCTCAACCAAATACCTGCTGGTACCGCCTTCGCGGTGTGGATGGGCATTGCCCTGGTCGGCATCAAAGTGGTGGACACCCTCGTGCTCAAGGAGCCGTTTAGTGCGTGGCACGTGCTGTATATTGGGTTCATTCTGGTGGGCATCGTGGGCTTGAAGCGCACTGCGTAG
- a CDS encoding transketolase family protein, producing MNYEELIKETALADDRLIVMTAENRALIRNLPAVLGPRFIDTGITEQTLIGAAAGLALRGRIPVVHALATFLTLRAFEFIRTDVGIGQLPVKISSFVPGFLSDGNGPTHQAIEDVALMRGIPGMTVFAPADEADMLGMLPQIWASPSPAYVRINTRPSTYQHAPFEMGKAEVVATGTDATILVYGMLFEQALIARELLEAQGKSVGLVNMRTLKPVDEAALLQVVRAGGLVVTLEDHFQTGGLYSILAEVLLKNEQTAKVLPIALNEKWYKPGLLSEVLEYEGFTGQHIAQRIAEKLGANPAAITTKTEVVENEFAE from the coding sequence ATGAACTACGAAGAACTGATCAAAGAAACGGCCCTGGCCGACGACCGCCTCATCGTGATGACGGCCGAAAACCGCGCCCTCATCCGCAACCTGCCGGCCGTGCTGGGGCCCCGATTCATCGACACCGGCATCACCGAGCAAACCCTGATTGGGGCGGCGGCCGGGCTGGCCCTGCGCGGGCGCATCCCGGTGGTGCACGCGCTGGCCACCTTCCTCACACTGCGGGCCTTTGAGTTTATCCGCACCGACGTGGGCATCGGCCAGCTGCCGGTGAAAATCAGCAGCTTCGTGCCCGGCTTTCTGTCGGACGGCAACGGCCCCACCCACCAGGCCATCGAGGACGTGGCCCTGATGCGCGGCATCCCCGGCATGACCGTTTTCGCGCCCGCCGACGAGGCCGACATGCTCGGCATGCTGCCCCAGATTTGGGCCTCGCCCAGCCCAGCCTACGTGCGCATCAACACCCGGCCCAGCACTTACCAGCACGCTCCGTTTGAAATGGGCAAGGCCGAGGTAGTAGCCACCGGCACCGACGCTACCATCCTCGTGTACGGTATGCTGTTCGAGCAGGCCCTCATTGCCCGCGAGCTGCTCGAAGCCCAGGGCAAGTCGGTGGGCCTCGTGAACATGCGCACCCTCAAGCCCGTGGACGAAGCCGCCCTGCTGCAAGTGGTGCGCGCCGGGGGCCTGGTCGTGACGCTGGAAGACCACTTCCAGACCGGCGGCCTCTACTCCATCCTGGCCGAGGTGCTGCTGAAGAACGAGCAGACCGCCAAGGTGCTGCCCATCGCCCTCAACGAGAAGTGGTACAAGCCCGGCCTGCTGAGCGAAGTGCTCGAATACGAAGGCTTCACGGGCCAGCACATTGCCCAGCGCATCGCCGAAAAGCTGGGCGCCAACCCCGCCGCCATCACCACCAAAACCGAAGTGGTGGAGAATGAATTCGCTGAGTAG
- a CDS encoding SDR family oxidoreductase: protein MNLFDLTNKTAIVTGACGLIGRQHCAALAAAGANVVVADINQAAAEAMAAGLPGGPHLPLAVDVTSPESLAAARDQIISQFGHIDVLVNNAAINDMFENPALAADLSKFENFPLATFQKVLEVNVTGIFLAAQVFGTPMAAQGSGSIINVASTYGIVGPDQSIYRNEAGEQTFYKSPSYPMTKGAVVNFTRYLAAYWGNKGVRVNTLSPGGVENSQDAFFVKQYSAKTPLGRMAAATDYQGAVVFLASEASAYMTGANLVVDGGWTAI from the coding sequence ATGAACCTCTTCGACCTGACTAACAAAACGGCCATCGTCACCGGCGCGTGCGGGCTTATTGGCCGGCAGCACTGCGCGGCACTGGCCGCGGCCGGCGCCAACGTGGTAGTGGCCGACATCAACCAAGCCGCGGCTGAAGCAATGGCGGCCGGCTTGCCCGGGGGCCCCCACCTGCCGTTGGCCGTGGACGTTACTAGCCCCGAATCGCTGGCGGCGGCGCGCGACCAGATTATCAGCCAGTTTGGGCACATTGACGTGCTGGTGAACAATGCGGCCATCAACGACATGTTTGAGAACCCAGCGCTGGCGGCGGACCTCAGCAAGTTTGAAAACTTCCCACTCGCTACCTTCCAGAAGGTGCTGGAGGTGAACGTGACGGGGATTTTCCTGGCGGCGCAGGTTTTCGGCACGCCGATGGCGGCGCAGGGCAGCGGCTCCATCATCAACGTAGCCAGCACCTACGGCATCGTGGGGCCCGACCAGAGCATTTACCGCAACGAGGCCGGCGAGCAAACCTTCTACAAGTCACCTTCTTACCCCATGACCAAGGGCGCGGTGGTGAACTTTACCCGCTACCTGGCCGCCTACTGGGGCAACAAGGGCGTGCGCGTGAACACGCTCTCGCCGGGCGGCGTGGAGAACAGCCAGGACGCCTTTTTCGTGAAGCAGTACAGCGCCAAAACGCCCCTGGGCCGCATGGCCGCCGCCACCGATTACCAGGGCGCCGTGGTATTCCTGGCCTCGGAAGCTTCGGCCTACATGACCGGCGCCAACTTGGTGGTGGACGGCGGCTGGACGGCCATCTAG
- a CDS encoding transketolase, producing MTSEKQDELKALALRVREHIVRLSTDGGCFTGASLSCADLLVYLYADFLNISPATVDAADRDFLFLSKGHDVPALYGTFVELGFMPKERLANHLKSNDSIYWHPNRSVPGVEFHSGSLGHLPSVGLGVALDNRMRGLKNRTIVITGDGELNEGSVWETVLVAAAHKLSNFTLVVDRNHFQANVATEDLIPLEPLGPKFEAFGWAVQRIDGHNFAQLEEAFGALPFSADKPSVIICDTVRGRGLPSIEARADRWFCNFSSDEITQLLAELHSQEATTLTSETLTVR from the coding sequence ATGACTTCCGAAAAACAAGACGAACTGAAAGCCCTGGCCCTGCGCGTGCGCGAGCACATTGTGCGCCTGAGCACCGACGGCGGTTGCTTCACCGGCGCTTCGCTGAGCTGCGCCGACCTACTGGTGTACCTCTACGCCGACTTCCTGAACATCAGCCCCGCTACGGTGGACGCGGCCGACCGCGACTTCCTGTTCCTGAGCAAGGGGCACGACGTACCGGCCCTCTACGGCACCTTTGTCGAGCTGGGCTTCATGCCCAAAGAGCGCCTGGCCAACCATTTGAAATCAAACGACAGCATTTATTGGCACCCCAACCGCTCGGTGCCGGGCGTTGAGTTTCACTCGGGCTCGCTGGGCCACCTGCCCTCCGTGGGCCTGGGCGTGGCCTTGGATAATCGGATGCGGGGCCTGAAAAACCGCACCATCGTCATCACCGGCGACGGCGAGTTGAACGAAGGCTCGGTCTGGGAAACCGTGCTGGTAGCCGCCGCTCACAAGCTCAGCAACTTCACGCTGGTCGTGGACCGCAACCACTTCCAGGCCAACGTGGCCACCGAAGACCTGATTCCGCTGGAGCCTCTGGGGCCCAAGTTCGAGGCTTTCGGCTGGGCCGTGCAGCGCATCGACGGCCACAACTTCGCGCAGTTGGAAGAGGCCTTCGGGGCCCTGCCCTTCTCCGCTGACAAGCCCTCGGTTATCATCTGCGACACGGTGCGCGGCCGCGGCCTGCCCAGCATTGAAGCCCGCGCCGACCGCTGGTTCTGCAACTTCTCCTCGGACGAAATCACGCAGCTACTGGCCGAATTGCACAGCCAGGAAGCCACTACGCTCACCAGCGAAACGCTGACGGTGCGTTAG
- a CDS encoding KdsC family phosphatase: MNLTDLQARAKRIKLLLTDCDGVLTDNGVYYSERGEEMKRFSIRDGMAVERLRAVGVESGIMTGETSGSVQRRADKLRITELHLGIKDKPARLHEIIARTGLAAEEIAFIGDDTNDVEILKLVGLAACPGDATSFARAVADFHCETRGGHGCFRELAEFIIASR; encoded by the coding sequence GTGAATTTAACCGACCTCCAAGCCCGCGCTAAACGCATTAAATTGCTGCTGACTGACTGCGACGGCGTGCTCACCGACAACGGCGTGTACTACTCCGAGCGCGGCGAGGAAATGAAGCGCTTCAGCATCCGCGATGGCATGGCCGTGGAGCGCCTGCGGGCCGTGGGCGTGGAAAGCGGCATCATGACCGGCGAAACGTCGGGCTCTGTGCAGCGGCGGGCCGACAAGCTGCGCATCACTGAGCTGCACCTGGGCATCAAGGACAAGCCGGCGCGGCTGCACGAAATCATCGCCCGCACGGGCCTGGCGGCCGAGGAGATTGCCTTCATCGGCGACGACACCAACGACGTGGAAATCCTGAAGCTGGTGGGCCTGGCGGCCTGCCCCGGCGACGCTACCAGCTTCGCGCGGGCCGTGGCCGATTTCCACTGCGAGACGCGGGGCGGCCACGGCTGCTTCCGCGAATTGGCCGAATTTATTATCGCCAGCCGGTAA
- a CDS encoding N-acetylneuraminate synthase family protein: MSTVQIKKNRSIGPGQPCYIIAEIGINHNGSVDIAKQLIDAAVSAGCDAVKFQKRTPELCVPKDQWEKMRDTPWGRMSYIDYKRKTEFGLEEYTAIDDYCKARGIDWFASCWDEPSVDFMEQFQPVLYKMASASLTDKPLLDRVRATGRPLMLSTGMSTQHEITDAVAYVGLDNLMIAHSTSAYPCPPAELNLRMIQTLQAQFPNTPIGYSGHETGLSTTVTAVALGATFVERHFTLDRAMWGSDHAASVEPGGMAKMVRDIRDTETGLGNGVKVVYESEKEPLRRLRREVTAA; this comes from the coding sequence ATGAGCACCGTACAAATCAAGAAAAACCGCAGCATTGGTCCCGGCCAGCCCTGCTACATCATCGCCGAAATTGGCATCAACCACAACGGCTCCGTTGATATTGCCAAGCAGCTCATTGACGCCGCGGTGAGCGCCGGCTGCGATGCCGTGAAGTTCCAGAAGCGCACCCCCGAGCTGTGCGTGCCCAAGGACCAGTGGGAAAAGATGCGCGACACCCCCTGGGGCCGCATGAGCTACATCGACTACAAGCGCAAAACCGAGTTTGGCCTGGAAGAATACACGGCCATCGACGACTACTGCAAGGCACGCGGCATCGACTGGTTTGCCTCGTGCTGGGACGAGCCGTCGGTCGATTTCATGGAGCAATTTCAGCCCGTGCTCTACAAGATGGCGTCCGCGTCGCTCACCGACAAGCCCCTGCTCGACCGCGTGCGCGCCACCGGCCGCCCGCTGATGCTGAGCACCGGCATGAGCACCCAGCACGAAATCACGGACGCCGTGGCCTACGTGGGCCTTGATAACCTGATGATTGCGCATAGCACCTCGGCCTACCCCTGCCCCCCGGCCGAGCTGAACCTGCGCATGATCCAGACCCTACAAGCGCAATTCCCGAACACGCCCATCGGCTACTCGGGCCACGAAACCGGCCTGAGCACCACCGTGACGGCCGTGGCCCTGGGCGCCACCTTCGTGGAGCGCCACTTCACCCTCGACCGCGCCATGTGGGGCTCCGACCATGCTGCCAGCGTGGAGCCCGGTGGCATGGCCAAGATGGTGCGCGACATCCGCGACACCGAAACTGGCCTCGGCAACGGCGTGAAGGTGGTGTACGAAAGCGAGAAAGAACCCCTGCGCCGCCTGCGCCGCGAGGTGACGGCCGCCTAG
- a CDS encoding response regulator, producing the protein MIRLMLADDHAILRDGLRSLLAAEPDIDVVGAAGDGTELLALLATTPADVVLMDINMPVLDGFETTAELQQHFPSVKVLVLSMLDNEHYVMRMLQAGALGYVLKNAAFQEITHAIRTVAVGHRFLCTEIGLNMLYKAVSDGSVANGELAKPAAGMSLTARELEVLKLIAEGLTNSEVADQLFTSKRTIETHRQNIIGKTGVKNTAALIKLAVRQGLIS; encoded by the coding sequence ATGATTCGTCTGATGCTTGCCGACGACCACGCCATCCTGCGCGACGGTCTGCGGTCGTTGCTCGCCGCCGAGCCCGACATTGACGTGGTGGGCGCGGCCGGCGACGGTACCGAGCTGCTGGCGTTGCTGGCCACTACGCCCGCCGATGTGGTGCTGATGGACATCAACATGCCTGTGCTCGACGGCTTCGAGACCACGGCTGAATTGCAGCAGCATTTTCCCAGCGTCAAGGTATTGGTGCTCAGCATGCTCGATAATGAGCACTACGTGATGCGGATGCTTCAGGCCGGGGCCCTGGGGTACGTGCTGAAGAACGCCGCCTTTCAGGAAATTACCCACGCCATCCGCACCGTGGCGGTGGGCCACCGGTTTTTGTGCACCGAAATCGGGCTTAACATGCTCTACAAAGCAGTCAGCGACGGTTCTGTTGCCAACGGCGAGTTGGCAAAGCCCGCCGCGGGCATGAGCCTCACGGCCCGCGAGTTGGAAGTGCTCAAGCTCATCGCCGAAGGCCTCACCAACAGCGAGGTGGCCGACCAGCTCTTTACCAGCAAGCGCACCATCGAAACCCACCGCCAAAACATCATCGGCAAAACCGGCGTCAAAAACACCGCCGCCCTCATCAAGCTAGCCGTCCGGCAGGGCCTCATCAGCTAA
- a CDS encoding aminotransferase class III-fold pyridoxal phosphate-dependent enzyme, whose product MPNTVSSNANYPDFTESDALYARATSIMTPVTQTLAKGPGQYTKGGAPKYVKRGKGAHIWDVDGNEYLDFQMGIGPISLGYAYQRVDDAIRAQLEDGITFSMMHELEVQFAELIHEIIPNAESIRISKTGADVCSAAVRVARAFTGRPHVLCCGYHGWHDWYIGTTSRDKGIPQESKDLVDAFEYNNLDSFRKLLTPEVACVILEPFIFDAPKDNFLHEVARLCKENGTLLIFDEMWTGFRIAVGGAQEYFGIKADLAVFSKAFANGMPISLLTGRRDVMQLFEQDVFFFTTFGGEALSLAAAMATIAEMREQNVPARLAEQGNKLKEGYNKIAADLGLSQYTKCYGYDCRSIVTFDASAGNPLEVKAYVQQELFKRGIMWGGFHNMCFSHTDADVAHALAMYAEVLPLLKEAIEAGDVAARLHGEPVEAVFRKVSNAAPAKVK is encoded by the coding sequence ATGCCCAACACCGTTTCTTCCAACGCCAACTACCCCGACTTCACCGAGTCGGACGCGCTGTACGCCCGCGCCACTTCCATCATGACGCCGGTGACCCAGACCCTGGCCAAGGGCCCCGGGCAGTACACCAAGGGCGGGGCCCCCAAGTACGTGAAGCGCGGCAAGGGCGCCCACATCTGGGACGTGGACGGCAACGAATACCTTGATTTCCAGATGGGTATCGGCCCCATTTCACTGGGCTACGCTTACCAGCGCGTGGACGACGCCATCCGGGCGCAGCTCGAAGACGGCATTACGTTCTCGATGATGCACGAGCTGGAAGTGCAGTTTGCCGAACTTATCCACGAGATTATCCCCAACGCCGAGAGCATCCGCATCAGCAAGACCGGCGCCGACGTGTGCTCGGCGGCGGTGCGCGTGGCCCGCGCCTTTACGGGGCGGCCCCATGTGCTGTGCTGCGGCTACCACGGCTGGCACGATTGGTACATCGGCACCACGAGCCGCGACAAGGGCATCCCGCAGGAAAGCAAGGACTTAGTAGACGCCTTCGAGTATAACAACCTCGACTCGTTCAGGAAATTGCTGACACCCGAGGTGGCCTGCGTCATCCTGGAGCCGTTCATTTTCGACGCGCCCAAAGACAACTTCCTGCACGAAGTAGCCCGCCTGTGCAAAGAGAACGGCACGCTGCTGATTTTCGACGAGATGTGGACCGGCTTCCGCATCGCCGTGGGCGGCGCCCAGGAGTACTTCGGCATCAAGGCCGACCTGGCGGTGTTCTCGAAGGCGTTTGCCAACGGGATGCCAATTTCGCTGCTCACCGGCCGGCGCGACGTGATGCAATTGTTCGAGCAAGACGTATTTTTCTTCACCACCTTCGGCGGCGAGGCCCTGAGCCTAGCCGCGGCCATGGCCACCATCGCCGAGATGCGCGAGCAAAACGTGCCCGCCCGCCTCGCCGAGCAAGGCAATAAGCTCAAGGAAGGCTACAACAAAATCGCCGCCGACCTCGGCCTGAGCCAGTACACCAAGTGCTACGGCTACGACTGCCGCAGCATCGTCACCTTCGACGCCAGCGCCGGCAACCCCCTGGAAGTGAAGGCCTACGTGCAGCAGGAGCTGTTCAAGCGCGGCATCATGTGGGGCGGCTTCCACAACATGTGCTTCTCGCACACCGACGCCGACGTGGCCCACGCCCTGGCCATGTACGCCGAAGTATTGCCCCTGCTAAAGGAGGCCATCGAAGCCGGCGATGTGGCCGCCCGCCTGCACGGCGAGCCGGTGGAAGCCGTATTCCGCAAGGTGAGCAACGCTGCGCCAGCCAAGGTGAAGTAA
- a CDS encoding cytidylyltransferase domain-containing protein, which translates to MNILTVIQARRGSSRLPDKVSLPLAGQPLLVRMVERVQLAKLAGQIVVATTTDAADDALAEMCEAHNINVFRGAPTDLLDRHYQAALAIGNVDAVVKIPSDCPLIDPAVIDQVLGYYIATARQYDFVSNLHPATYPDGNDVEVMPLGALATAWREAQRPLEREHTTPFFWENAGRFRLANVTWETGLDYSMSHRFTIDYREDYEFIQAVFEELHPANPAFGLDDILTLLKQRPDIYALNASLAGVNWYRNHLDELKTVAADQTKSL; encoded by the coding sequence GTGAACATCCTCACCGTCATCCAGGCCCGCCGCGGCTCGTCGCGCCTACCCGATAAAGTCAGCCTGCCGCTGGCCGGCCAGCCCCTGCTGGTGCGCATGGTCGAACGGGTTCAGTTGGCCAAGCTGGCCGGCCAAATCGTGGTGGCCACCACCACCGATGCGGCCGACGATGCCCTGGCGGAAATGTGCGAAGCCCACAATATCAACGTATTCCGCGGCGCGCCCACCGACCTGCTCGACCGCCACTACCAGGCGGCGCTGGCCATTGGCAACGTCGATGCAGTGGTGAAGATCCCGTCCGACTGCCCGCTCATCGACCCTGCCGTGATTGACCAAGTACTGGGCTATTACATAGCTACAGCCAGGCAGTACGATTTCGTAAGCAACCTGCACCCCGCCACCTACCCCGACGGCAACGACGTGGAAGTGATGCCCCTGGGGGCCCTGGCCACAGCCTGGCGTGAGGCCCAGCGCCCGCTCGAGCGCGAGCACACCACACCCTTCTTCTGGGAAAACGCCGGCCGCTTCCGCCTCGCCAACGTAACCTGGGAAACGGGGCTCGACTATTCGATGTCGCACCGCTTTACCATTGATTACCGCGAAGATTACGAATTTATTCAGGCGGTATTTGAGGAGCTTCATCCGGCTAATCCAGCGTTCGGTTTGGACGACATCCTAACTTTATTAAAGCAAAGGCCGGACATTTACGCCCTCAACGCCAGCCTGGCCGGTGTGAACTGGTACCGCAATCATTTGGATGAGCTAAAAACCGTGGCCGCCGACCAAACCAAGTCTTTATAG
- a CDS encoding sterol desaturase family protein produces MLETLSSFYNGLNPVGRTTVITTPILLLAVVVLLVLERKYPYRKGLPFFREGLFLDLFWYTLVQSYFLQILIFGFIIAPLAKHFGAQFHWVSDWPVAAQVGFFVVTHDFYIYWFHRFQHNSAFFWRTHEAHHSGKQVDWLAGSRSHAVEIIINQTIEFAPIILLGANPIVVPIKALIDAVWGMYIHANVDVKSGKLQYVINGPEMHLWHHADHEEVYFANFSTKFAVWDWLFGTAYLPEGRKPIRWGLPYAFPKDYFLQHAFSVRRFDEGALAEKSALFRHYHGVRFRLLSWVGQRVPVARVLQGWAVPDGAPETVGRRPGDNPSPATPVTPAAAESSRPVNALS; encoded by the coding sequence ATGCTGGAGACGCTAAGCAGCTTTTACAACGGCCTCAACCCGGTGGGCCGCACCACGGTCATCACCACGCCCATTTTGCTGCTGGCGGTGGTGGTGCTGCTGGTGCTCGAGCGCAAGTACCCGTACCGCAAGGGTTTGCCGTTCTTCCGCGAAGGATTGTTTCTCGACTTGTTTTGGTACACGCTGGTGCAGAGCTATTTCCTGCAAATCCTGATTTTCGGGTTCATCATTGCGCCGCTGGCCAAGCACTTCGGGGCCCAATTTCATTGGGTGAGCGATTGGCCGGTGGCGGCGCAGGTGGGCTTTTTCGTGGTCACGCACGACTTTTACATCTACTGGTTCCACCGCTTCCAGCACAACAGCGCCTTCTTCTGGCGCACCCACGAGGCGCATCACTCGGGCAAGCAGGTGGACTGGCTAGCCGGTTCCCGCTCGCACGCGGTCGAAATCATCATCAACCAAACCATTGAGTTTGCGCCCATCATCTTGCTGGGGGCCAACCCCATTGTGGTGCCCATCAAGGCCTTGATTGACGCCGTGTGGGGCATGTACATCCACGCCAACGTGGACGTGAAATCGGGCAAGTTGCAGTACGTCATCAACGGGCCCGAAATGCACCTTTGGCACCACGCCGACCACGAGGAAGTGTACTTCGCCAACTTCTCCACCAAGTTTGCGGTGTGGGACTGGCTATTTGGCACCGCCTACCTGCCCGAAGGGCGCAAGCCCATTCGCTGGGGCCTCCCCTACGCGTTTCCGAAGGATTACTTTTTGCAGCACGCCTTTTCGGTGCGCCGCTTCGATGAGGGGGCCCTGGCCGAGAAATCGGCCCTGTTCCGGCACTACCACGGCGTGCGCTTCCGGCTGCTGAGCTGGGTGGGCCAGCGCGTGCCCGTCGCCCGGGTGCTGCAAGGCTGGGCGGTGCCCGACGGGGCCCCGGAAACCGTGGGCCGCCGCCCCGGCGACAACCCTAGCCCCGCGACGCCCGTTACCCCGGCCGCCGCCGAATCGTCCCGCCCCGTCAACGCCTTGTCTTGA
- a CDS encoding DUF1345 domain-containing protein produces MAKSTTSATPAQNPSPWLRLVRLQWRFALGAAVGALAAWLAPAGLGALARTVAGWDGFAAVNLFLILAAMRTADTDDIRRVAASDDLPRTVAFLVVLGAALASLVAVVGLLGTLKDVHKGAKALHLALGLGAVALAWLLVHCVFTLRYAHSYYDADDQGHDQGGLTFPDDNDKDKDEPKLEPNYLDFAYFSFVVGMTAQTADIGISSREIRAIALLHGLISFLFNTAIVALTIGTIGGVLN; encoded by the coding sequence ATGGCTAAATCCACCACTTCCGCCACGCCTGCCCAAAACCCTAGCCCCTGGCTGCGCCTGGTGCGCCTGCAATGGCGCTTCGCCCTCGGCGCGGCGGTAGGGGCCCTGGCCGCGTGGCTGGCCCCGGCGGGGCTGGGGGCCCTGGCCCGCACGGTGGCTGGCTGGGACGGCTTCGCGGCCGTCAACCTGTTCCTGATTTTGGCCGCGATGCGCACGGCCGATACCGACGACATCCGCCGCGTGGCCGCCAGCGACGACTTGCCCCGCACGGTGGCTTTTCTGGTGGTGCTCGGGGCCGCCCTGGCCAGCCTGGTGGCCGTGGTGGGGCTGCTGGGCACCCTCAAAGACGTGCACAAAGGGGCAAAGGCCCTACACCTGGCCCTGGGCCTGGGGGCCGTGGCCCTGGCCTGGCTGCTGGTGCACTGCGTGTTCACGCTGCGCTACGCCCACTCGTACTACGACGCCGACGACCAGGGCCACGACCAAGGGGGCCTGACGTTTCCCGACGACAACGACAAGGACAAAGACGAGCCGAAGCTCGAACCCAACTACCTCGATTTTGCCTATTTCTCCTTTGTGGTGGGCATGACGGCGCAAACGGCCGACATTGGCATTAGCAGCCGCGAAATCCGCGCCATCGCCCTGCTGCACGGGCTCATTTCCTTTCTGTTCAACACCGCCATTGTGGCCCTCACCATCGGGACCATTGGCGGGGTGCTGAATTAG